In the genome of Synergistaceae bacterium, the window ACCTGAAGGACTCTCAACTGAAGAAGTACGCTCAGAAATGGAGAACTCGCAAATTTTTATATTCACGTCCGATAAAGGCGAAGGCTGGGGAGCTGTCTTAAATGAGTCAATGAATTCTGCGTGTGCTGTAGTTGCTGGCAATAAAATAGGTTCAGCCCCGTATTTAATAAATGACGGTCAAAACGGGTTATTATTCGAGAATAAAAATATTCAGGACTTAACGCGAAAAGTTAAAGAGTTATTAACTAATCCCGAAAAAATTTCACGACTTGGCCGGGCTGCTTACGAGACAATAATAAACGAATGGAACGCAGAAACGGCCGCGAAAAAATTTGTAAAATTAGCAGACTCAATAATGGCCGGGCAAAATGTAAAAAATTTATTTTCTGAAGGAGTTTGCAGTATTGCGCCTGTTATTTAGCTTAGTAGATAAGTTATCATGTCTAAGATTCTATTTACCTGCGAGGAGTCTTTTATGCCTGTTTTGCACCAGACTGCAAAGTGTTCGCAATTGTTGAATGCTAGGTTATAGCCGCCTTCACCGAGTTTGCTCCTTGCGCGCGTTATTGTCTCTTCACCTGAATATAAGTGATAA includes:
- a CDS encoding lecithin retinol acyltransferase family protein yields the protein YHLYSGEETITRARSKLGEGGYNLAFNNCEHFAVWCKTGIKDSSQVNRILDMITYLLS